The following are from one region of the bacterium genome:
- a CDS encoding T9SS type A sorting domain-containing protein produces the protein MLVLLFAGLIFSGNPKLVVKPMIINDNETLPAYTAYNNPMRLRSGIIIDMCPLTSLIGIHHECVAYNSVADAIGVVNQDDASHGILNFHSADGALSFWVHDWAVYGQDFGPARCPTAIAGDAAPYISFSYLYSGAWGGAAAMYCSGGWFSSAWDPAVDLYPGNGYVYTAIGKEMPNGNMCFILNGINPFCLYYRTYTPDLSTLLAQGQLTPDATYYWGWDSNINGGIAYVFYCDDNLDIYYRTTTDGITWTSEISYDLVWPNPYTNNIIDLSTGAQACVTDSGNPVLVFAMANADDPTYPLYGKVYVSLASGQPCTKVSSEFGAPDTECYYVGITTGGNNVGVIYLTPRNNLNDSLCWTDIYYNQSVDNGATWSGPVNLTYDHTQRTCMPQVAKRFDIARNRPYIIYGQTLLPAGDMDLLWAAQQGLFFDIYLMLEIPPEPGATEHKTETPKTIALNVTPNPATRNSVILYTLPAANNISLKLYGTDGRLVQTLDHGFRTAGTHMVNVRDLVYGLYLVRLETPSGIATSSLVFLK, from the coding sequence ATGTTGGTTTTGTTGTTTGCCGGCTTAATTTTTTCAGGCAATCCAAAACTGGTCGTTAAACCAATGATCATAAACGATAATGAAACATTGCCGGCTTATACTGCATATAACAACCCAATGCGATTGCGATCCGGTATCATCATCGATATGTGCCCTTTAACTTCACTTATAGGTATTCATCATGAATGTGTTGCGTATAATAGCGTGGCAGATGCGATCGGAGTCGTCAATCAAGACGATGCGTCTCACGGTATACTGAACTTCCATAGCGCGGACGGCGCTCTGTCGTTCTGGGTGCATGACTGGGCCGTTTACGGACAGGATTTCGGCCCGGCAAGATGTCCCACGGCGATCGCCGGTGATGCAGCGCCCTATATATCGTTCTCATACCTGTATTCAGGCGCGTGGGGCGGTGCCGCTGCAATGTATTGTTCAGGCGGCTGGTTCAGCTCGGCTTGGGATCCGGCGGTGGATCTCTATCCCGGGAACGGGTATGTTTATACCGCGATCGGCAAGGAAATGCCCAATGGCAATATGTGCTTTATCCTTAACGGGATAAACCCATTCTGCTTGTATTACCGTACCTATACCCCGGATCTGAGCACTCTACTGGCTCAAGGACAGCTGACCCCCGATGCTACCTACTACTGGGGATGGGATAGCAATATAAATGGCGGCATCGCTTACGTGTTCTATTGCGACGACAACCTGGATATTTATTACCGCACCACTACCGACGGCATTACCTGGACTTCAGAGATATCCTATGATCTGGTGTGGCCTAATCCCTATACGAACAATATAATCGACCTGAGCACTGGCGCTCAGGCTTGCGTGACAGATTCAGGCAATCCAGTTCTTGTATTTGCCATGGCAAACGCGGATGACCCGACTTACCCTTTATATGGAAAAGTATACGTATCTTTGGCTTCAGGGCAGCCATGCACCAAGGTGTCTTCGGAATTCGGCGCCCCTGATACGGAATGTTACTACGTCGGAATAACGACCGGCGGGAATAACGTCGGCGTGATCTACTTGACTCCGCGGAACAATCTAAACGATTCGTTATGCTGGACAGATATTTACTACAATCAGTCAGTTGATAATGGCGCAACCTGGTCAGGTCCGGTTAACCTTACCTATGACCACACCCAGCGGACATGCATGCCGCAGGTTGCCAAAAGGTTCGATATTGCGCGCAACCGGCCATATATTATCTATGGACAGACTCTGCTGCCTGCAGGGGATATGGATCTTTTGTGGGCGGCTCAACAGGGATTATTCTTTGATATCTATCTCATGTTAGAAATCCCACCGGAACCCGGCGCGACCGAGCACAAGACCGAAACACCAAAAACAATAGCTCTCAACGTGACGCCGAATCCAGCGACAAGAAATTCAGTGATATTGTACACTCTACCAGCAGCCAATAATATTTCGCTCAAGCTTTACGGCACTGATGGCCGTCTGGTGCAAACGCTTGACCATGGTTTCAGAACAGCCGGCACGCATATGGTTAATGTACGGGATCTGGTATATGGCTTATATCTTGTTAGACTGGAGACACCGTCCGGAATCGCGACAAGTTCATTGGTATTTCTAAAGTAA